One window of Oncorhynchus kisutch isolate 150728-3 unplaced genomic scaffold, Okis_V2 Okis05a-Okis16b_hom, whole genome shotgun sequence genomic DNA carries:
- the LOC116359760 gene encoding 60S ribosomal protein L31-like translates to MVTMATRRRTIVIGSWDNIQPDLFPVLPFQQFPTKMAPTKKGEKKKGRSAINEVVTREYTVNIHKRIHGVSFKRRAPRALKEIRKFAMKEMGTPDVRIDTRLNKAVWTKGVKNVPYRMRVRLSRKRNEDEDSPNKLYTLVTYVPVTTYKGLQTVNVDEN, encoded by the exons ATGGTTACCATGGCAACAAGACGTAGGACCATTGTCATAGGTAGTTGGGACAACATTCAGCCGGATCTATTTCCGGTCCTTCCTTTTCAACAGTTCCCCACCAAA ATGGCTCCTACCaagaagggagagaagaagaaggggcGTTCAGCCATCAATGAGGTGGTGACCAGAGAATACACCGTCAACATCCACAAGCGCATCCATGGAGT GAGCTTCAAGAGGAGAGCTCCTCGCGCTCTCAAAGAGATCCGCAAGTTCGCCATGAAGGAGATGGGAACTCCTGATGTACGCATCGACACCCGCCTGAACAAGGCTGTGTGGACCAAAGGCGTCAA GAATGTGCCATACAGGATGAGGGTACGATTGTCCAGGAAGCGCAATGAGGATGAAGACTCCCCAAACAAACTGTACACACTCGTCACGTATGTCCCTGTCACAACATACAAAG GTCTACAGACGGTCAATGTTGATGAGAATTAG